A single Caretta caretta isolate rCarCar2 chromosome 2, rCarCar1.hap1, whole genome shotgun sequence DNA region contains:
- the ASB10 gene encoding ankyrin repeat and SOCS box protein 10 produces the protein MHTRHMDQGLTAPTPGGRGFRSSRMEPIECRDVLVQNALFTGDLEAVQKHFTESAAVNLIIESKGDELRWTSRKLGLWSLTYEQELTTPLQITAGRGYLDCLRHLLLRGAAVDFAPGGKTALHEACAAARTDCVHLLLSSGADPKTISEAGHQPLHLCKSPASIQCAKLLLQYGASVNSQTEEEEDTALHVAARHGLEEHVQLFLRHGAGLEAKNEEGQTPLNAACAQAHPPQDMERYYHVCQQLVQSGADVDAADRDQQRPLHQACKNASAPVVELLLAHGANVNIMSYSGNTAMHNILQVAAYKLGHRPELVVRALLNHGSIRVWPGALIKVLHYCCSSPRTIEVLINSYDRVRVTDEWAEAVPAEIMQKHPDFYESLFSLGQRPRSLQHLARCALRSYLEGRLLQVLPKLHLPSSLHQFLLLSFEDVLY, from the exons ATGCACACCAGGCACATGGACCAAggcctgactgccccaacccctgggGGCCGGGGATTCCGCAGCAGCCGCATGGAGCCAATCGAGTGCCGAGATGTGTTGGTGCAGAATGCGCTCTTCACCGGGGACCTGGAGGCAGTGCAGAAGCATTTCACTGAGAGCGCTGCCGTCAACCTCATCATTGAATCCAAGGGTGACGAGCTGCGGTGGACCAGCAGGAAACTTG GGCTGTGGTCGCTGACCTACGAGCAGGAGCTCACCACGCCGCTGCAGATCACGGCGGGGCGCGGCTACTTGGACTGCCTCCGGCACCTGCTGCTGAGGGGCGCTGCCGTGGACTTTGCGCCTGGCGGCAAGACAGCTCTTCACGAGGCCTGCGCGGCGGCCAGAACCGACTGTGTGCacctgctgctctcctctggggCTGACCCCAAGACCATCTCCGAGGCTGGCCACCAGCCCCTGCACCTCTGCAAGAGCCCCGCCTCCATCCA GTGTGcgaagctgctgctgcagtatGGTGCCAGCGTGAACAGCCAGacggaggaggaagaggacacaGCGCTGCACGTGGCAGCACGGCACGGCCTGGAAGAGCACGTCCAGCTGTTCCTGCGCCATGGAGCGGGGCTGGAGGCCAAGAACGAGGAGGGGCAGACCCCCCTGAATGCCGCCTGCGcccaggcacacccaccccaggACATGGAGCGCTactaccatgtctgccagcagctGGTGCAGAGCGGTGCCGACGTCGATGCTGCGGACCGGGACCAGCAGCGCCCCCTGCACCAGGCCTGCAAGAACGCCAGCGCCCCGGTGGTGGAGCTGCTCCTGGCCCATGGTGCCAATGTCAACATCATGAGTTACAGCGGCAACACAGCCATGCATAACATCCTGCAGGTGGCGGCCTACAAGCTGGGGCACCGACCGGAGCTCGTGGTGCGGGCGCTACTCAACCATGGCTCCATACGCGTCTGGCCCGGGGCCCTCATCAAG gttCTGCACTACTGCTGCTCCTCGCCGCGCACCATCGAGGTGCTGATCAACAGCTATGACCGCGTGCGGGTCACTGACGAGTGGGCAGAGGCTGTCCCCGCTGAGATCATGCAG AAGCACCCAGATTTCTAcgagtcactcttctctctggggcagaggccccgctccctgcagcacctggcCCGCTGTGCACTCAGGAGCTACCTCGAGGGCCGGCTGTTGCAGGTCTTGCCCAAGCTCCATCTGCCTTCTTCCCTGCACCAGTTCCTGCTGCTCAGCTTTGAGGACGTTCTCTACTAA